The following coding sequences are from one Trichoplusia ni isolate ovarian cell line Hi5 unplaced genomic scaffold, tn1 tig00000716, whole genome shotgun sequence window:
- the LOC113507138 gene encoding uncharacterized protein LOC113507138, producing MWGTSYRDKSTPKMEILVFSGNYQQWVSFKDLFDEAIHNNPCLSKAQKMQFLKSTQETSEILLATALEKVTAADRTQHVMRALIDQGSQVSVISEKAAQQLGLKRKPCKGVIFGVGEHENNCKGKLTIACQSTYTDFKFSTDVVIMNNLIKHLPNETFAKPSWQHIAHLCLADPDYNISRPVDLLLGAEVYANILLEGLIRGQTSSEPLAQQTHLGWLLCGGNISTSFQCNVILHNVEDIQQFWKIEDIQEQNSMSVEDQECLDFYETTMKRLEDGRYVVRLPMKPELEEKLGSSKEIAMAQFKNVERKFSKNEYLTKQYKQFIREYEELQHMKLATSNSKQKAGRECFLPHHAVQRAESSTTKLRVVFNASSETTSGYSLNDLMYRGPNLQLDLLELILCGGNIVSHSQLISKNASV from the exons ATGTGGGGAACGTCGTACCGTGACAAGTCCACACCGAAGATGGAAATTCTTGTGTTCTCAGGCAACTATCAGCAGTGGGTATCCTTCAAAGATCTTTTCGATGAAGCAATCCACAACAATCCTTGTCTGTCAAAGGCACAAAAGATGCAGTTCCTGAAGAGTACG CAAGAGACATCGGAGATTTTATTAGCCACAGCGCTGGAGAAGGTCACAGCAGCCGACAGGACCCAGCACGTCATGCGAGCACTGATCGATCAGGGCTCACAAGTTTCCGTGATCAGCGAGAAAGCAGCACAGCAGCTAGGATTAAAGCGAAAACCTTGTAAAGGGGTTATCTTTGGAGTAGGCGAGCATGAAAATAATTGCAAAGGAAAACTAACGATCGCTTGTCAATCGACTTACACCGATTTTAAGTTTTCTACTGATGTTGTAATAATGAACAACTTAATAAAACATCTGCCAAATGAAACGTTCGCTAAGCCATCTTGGCAACATATAGCACATCTCTGTTTAGCGGACCCAGATTATAACATCAGTCGTCCGGTGGATCTTCTCCTAGGAGCAGAAGTCTACGCCAACATCCTGTTAGAAGGATTAATTCGCGGACAAACGTCCTCGGAACCGCTAGCACAGCAAACGCATTTAGGATGGTTGCTGTGCGGTGGCAATATAAGCACTTCATTCCAATGCAACGTGATCTTGCATAACGTTGAAGACATTCAACAATTCTGGAAAATTGAAGACATTCAAGAACAGAATTCTATGTCCGTAGAAGATCAGGAATGCctagatttttatgaaaccaCGATGAAACGTCTAGAAGACGGTCGTTATGTAGTTAGGTTACCCATGAAGCCAGAATTAGAAGAGAAGCTAGGATCTTCGAAAGAGATAGCGATGGCACAATTCAAAAATGTAGAACGTAAGTTTAGTAAGAATGAATACCTAACGAAGCAATACAAGCAATTTATCCGCGAATATGAAGAGCTGCAACACATGAAGTTAGCGACTTCTAACAGCAAACAGAAGGCAGGAAGAGAATGTTTCCTTCCTCATCATGCGGTACAAAGAGCAGAATCTAGCACAACAAAGCTGCGCGTAGTATTCAACGCATCGTCTGAAACTACTTCAGGCTACAGCCTTAACGATCTAATGTACAGGGGTCCAAACCTCCAGTTAGACCTGTTGGAGCTTATCCTGTGTGGAGGCAATATCGTTTCGCATTCACAGCTGATATCGAAAAATGCTTCCGTATGA